In Glycine max cultivar Williams 82 chromosome 7, Glycine_max_v4.0, whole genome shotgun sequence, a single window of DNA contains:
- the LOC100795738 gene encoding RNA recognition motif-containing protein has translation MGRYRSRSRSYSPRRRSRSPPAPRGRKRYVDDRYGDSRSYRDRRSPLPSGLLVRNLPLDARPEDLRIPFERYGPVKDVYLPKNYYTGEPRGFGFVKYRYGEDAAEAKQHLNHTIIGGREIRIVFAEENRKTSQEMRVNTRGSGRHGGGRRRNRTRSPRPRSYSRSPSPARDDSRDGRGRDDYYSPERSRSYSRSLSPSGGKDYKKSPRLRENGRSPNDKKDQTPRRSESPRDNDCSPSRSHSR, from the exons ATGGGAAGGTATCGTAGCCGGAGCAGAAGCTATAGCCCCCGGCGGCGAAGCAGAAGCCCACCGGCACCGCGCGGACGGAAGCGCTATGTCGACGATCGCTACGGTGACAGCAGGTCTTACAGAGACCGCCGCTCACCTCTTCCTTCCGGCTTGCTTGTTCGCAATCTCCCCCTTGATGCCAG GCCTGAGGATCTTAGGATCCCATTTGAGCGCTATGGTCCTGTGAAGGATGTTTATCTACCTAAAAATTACTACACTGG TGAGCCTCGAGGCTTTGGATTTGTGAAATATCGGTATGGTGAAGATGCAGCTGAGGCAAAGCAACATCTCAATCATACTATCATTGGTGGACGTGAAATAAGGATTGTTTTTGCTGAGGAAAATAGGAAAACTTCTCAAGAAATGCGTGTTAATACTCGAGGAAG TGGTCGACATGGAGGTGGTAGAAGGAGGAATCGTACTAGATCCCCACGACCCCGAT CCTATTCTCGGTCTCCATCACCAGCTAGGGATGATTCAAG GGATGGCAGGGGTAGGGATGATTATTATTCTCCTGAGCGATCAAGATCTTATTCTAGGTCTCTCTCTCCCAGTGGTGGGAAGGACTACAAGAAGTCCCCTCGTCTCAGGGAGAATGGTCGGAGTCCTAATGACAAGAAGGATCAGACACCCCGCAGATCCGAGAGTCCTAGGGACAATGATTGCAGTCCTTCAAGGTCTCATTCACGGTGA
- the LOC100796260 gene encoding uncharacterized protein, whose translation MGSPTSRIVFRIVVVALLLLLLFYIGRPLYWKISATVHDIRNNKQTVRQGLSQIVIEAQKSVGWYHDESDSGVRANYRKLLLHKPISTVFA comes from the exons aTGGGTTCACCGACATCAAGGATTGTGTTCCGTATTGTGGTGGTGGCgcttctgcttcttcttctcttctacaTTGGTCGCCCTCTGTATTGGAAAATCTCCGCCACCGTCCACGACATCCGCAACAACAAGCAAACTGTCAGACAAG GTCTTTCCCAAATCGTCATTGAGGCTCAGAAATCGGTCGGTTGGTATCACGATGAGTCCGACTCAGGGGTTCGTGCTAACTACCGAAAACTGCTTCTTCATAAGCCCATTTCCACAGTTTTTGCTTAG
- the LOC100795738 gene encoding RNA recognition motif-containing protein isoform X1 yields the protein MGRYRSRSRSYSPRRRSRSPPAPRGRKRYVDDRYGDSRSYRDRRSPLPSGLLVRNLPLDARPEDLRIPFERYGPVKDVYLPKNYYTGEPRGFGFVKYRYGEDAAEAKQHLNHTIIGGREIRIVFAEENRKTSQEMRVNTRGSGRHGGGRRRNRTRSPRPRSYSRSPSPARDDSRGRDDYYSPERSRSYSRSLSPSGGKDYKKSPRLRENGRSPNDKKDQTPRRSESPRDNDCSPSRSHSR from the exons ATGGGAAGGTATCGTAGCCGGAGCAGAAGCTATAGCCCCCGGCGGCGAAGCAGAAGCCCACCGGCACCGCGCGGACGGAAGCGCTATGTCGACGATCGCTACGGTGACAGCAGGTCTTACAGAGACCGCCGCTCACCTCTTCCTTCCGGCTTGCTTGTTCGCAATCTCCCCCTTGATGCCAG GCCTGAGGATCTTAGGATCCCATTTGAGCGCTATGGTCCTGTGAAGGATGTTTATCTACCTAAAAATTACTACACTGG TGAGCCTCGAGGCTTTGGATTTGTGAAATATCGGTATGGTGAAGATGCAGCTGAGGCAAAGCAACATCTCAATCATACTATCATTGGTGGACGTGAAATAAGGATTGTTTTTGCTGAGGAAAATAGGAAAACTTCTCAAGAAATGCGTGTTAATACTCGAGGAAG TGGTCGACATGGAGGTGGTAGAAGGAGGAATCGTACTAGATCCCCACGACCCCGAT CCTATTCTCGGTCTCCATCACCAGCTAGGGATGATTCAAG GGGTAGGGATGATTATTATTCTCCTGAGCGATCAAGATCTTATTCTAGGTCTCTCTCTCCCAGTGGTGGGAAGGACTACAAGAAGTCCCCTCGTCTCAGGGAGAATGGTCGGAGTCCTAATGACAAGAAGGATCAGACACCCCGCAGATCCGAGAGTCCTAGGGACAATGATTGCAGTCCTTCAAGGTCTCATTCACGGTGA
- the DXS1 gene encoding 1-deoxy-D-xylulose 5-phosphate synthase 1 (The RefSeq protein has 1 substitution compared to this genomic sequence) — MDLSALSSYRTLGKLLPLPSHSQWGLHFLAHAHRLHQMKKRPCGVYASLSESGEYYSHRPPTPLLDTVNYPIHMKNLSAKELKQLADELRSDVIFSVSRTGGHLGSSLGVVELTVALHYVFNAPQDKILWDVGHQSYPHKILTGRRDQMHTMRQTNGLSGFTKRSESEFDCFGTGHSSTTISAGLGMAVGRDLKGRKNNVVAVIGDGAMTAGQAYEAMNNAGYLDSDMIVILNDNKQVSLPTATLDGPIPPVGALSSALSRLQSNRPLRELREVAKGVTKRIGGPMHELAAKVDEYARGMISGSGSSLFEELGLYYIGPVDGHNIDDLVAILNEVKSTKTTGPVLIHVITEKGRGYPYAEKAADKYHGVTKFDPPTGKQFKSKATTQSYTTYFAEALIAEAEADKDVVAIHAAMGGGTGMNLFHRRFPTRCFDVGIAEQHAVTFAAGLACEGLKPFCAIYSSFMQRAYDQVVHDVDLQKLPVRFAMDRAGLVGADGPTHCGSFDVTFMACLPNMVVMAPSDEADLFHMVATAAAINDRPSCFRYPRGNGIGVQLPTGNKGTPLEIGKGRILIEGERVALLGYGSAVQNCLAAASLVECHGLRLTVADARFCKPLDRSLIRSLAKSHEVLITVEEGSIGGFGSHVAQFMALDGLLDGKLKWRPIVLPDRYIDHGSPADQLSLAGLTPSHIAATVFNVLRQTREALEVMS, encoded by the exons ATGGATCTCTCCGCTCTCTCATCATACCGCACTCTCGGGAAGTTACTTCCTCTTCCCTCTCACTCTCAATGGGGTCTCCATTTCCTCGCCCACGCTCACCGCCTCCACCAG ATGAAGAAAAGGCCATGTGGGGTATATGCATCCCTCTCCGAGAGTGGAGAGTATTATTCCCACCGACCGCCAACTCCCCTACTAGACACCGTCAACTATCCTATTCATATGAAGAATCTCTCTGCCAAG GAGCTGAAACAACTCGCGGATGAACTGCGTTCTGATGTTATTTTCAGTGTTTCTAGAACTGGGGGCCATTTGGGCTCAAGCCTTGGTGTGGTGGAACTCACTGTTGCACTTCACTATGTCTTCAATGCCCCTCAGGACAAGATACTGTGGGACGTTGGTCACCAG TCTTACCCGCATAAGATACTCACCGGTAGAAGGGACCAGATGCATACCATGAGGCAGACAAATGGCTTATCTGGCTTCACCAAACGTTCTGAGAGTGAATTTGATTGTTTTGGCACTGGTCACAGCTCCACCACCATTTCGGCAGGACTTG GAATGGCTGTTGGGAGGGATCTGAAGGGAAGAAAGAATAACGTGGTTGCTGTTATAGGCGATGGTGCCATGACAGCAGGGCAAGCTTATGAAGCCATGAACAATGCTGGATATCTTGATTCTGACATGATTGTTATTCTAAATGACAACAAGCAGGTTTCTTTACCAACTGCTACTCTTGATGGACCCATACCACCTGTAGGAGCCTTGAGTAGCGCTCTCAGTAGATTACAATCAAATAGGCCTCTTAGAGAATTGAGAGAGGTTGCCAAG GGAGTTACTAAACGAATTGGAGGTCCTATGCATGAATTGGCTGCAAAAGTTGACGAGTATGCTCGTGGCATGATCAGTGGTTCTGGATCATCACTTTTTGAAGAGCTTGGACTCTACTATATTGGTCCTGTTGATGGTCATAACATAGATGATCTTGTTGCCATCCTCAACGAAGTTAAAAGTACTAAAACAACCGGTCCTGTATTGATTCATGTTATCACTGAAAAAGGCCGTGGATACCCCTATGCAGAAAAGGCAGCAGACAAATACCATG GGGTTACCAAGTTTGACCCACCAACTGGAAAGCAATTCAAATCCAAGGCTACCACTCAGTCTTACACAACATACTTTGCTGAGGCTTTGATTGCAGAAGCCGAAGCTGACAAAGACGTTGTTGCAATCCATGCTGCTATGGGAGGTGGAACTGGCATGAATCTCTTCCATCGCCGTTTCCCAACAAGATGCTTTGATGTGGGGATAGCAGAACAGCATGCTGTTACATTTGCTGCAGGTCTGGCTTGTGAAGGTCTTAAACCTTTCTGTGCAATTTACTCATCATTCATGCAGAGGGCTTATGACCAG GTGGTGCATGATGTGGATTTGCAGAAGCTGCCTGTAAGATTTGCAATGGACAGGGCTGGATTAGTTGGAGCAGATGGTCCCACACATTGTGGTTCTTTTGATGTCACATTTATGGCATGCCTGCCTAACATGGTGGTGATGGCTCCTTCTGATGAAGCCGACCTTTTCCACATGGTTGCCACCGCAGCAGCCATTAATGATCGACCTAGTTGTTTTCGATACCCAAGGGGAAATGGCATTGGTGTTCAGCTACCAACTGGAAATAAAGGAACTCCTCTTGAG ATTGGGAAAGGTAGGATATTGATTGAAGGGGAAAGAGTGGCTCTCTTGGGCTATGGATCAGCTGTTCAGAACTGTTTGGCTGCAGCTTCCTTAGTGGAATGTCATGGCTTGCGCTTAACAGTTGCTGATGCACGTTTCTGCAAACCACTGGATCGGTCCCTGATTCGCAGCCTGGCAAAATCACATGAGGTTTTAATCACAGTTGAAGAAGGATCAATTGGAGGATTTGGTTCTCATGTTGCTCAGTTCATGGCCCTTGATGGCCTTCTAGATGGCAAATTGAAG TGGCGGCCAATAGTTCTTCCGGATCGTTATATCGATCATGGATCACCTGCTGACCAATTGTCTTTAGCCGGTCTTACACCATCTCACATAGCAGCAACAGTGTTCAATGTACTAGGACAAACAAGAGAGGCACTAGAGGTCATGTCATAG
- the LOC100816330 gene encoding heavy metal-associated isoprenylated plant protein 19 has product MGKNKKVEQQNKVIIVEFKVSMYCNSCERTVAKVISKCKGVEKFITDMNEHRVVVTGRIDPMKVFKKLKKKTGKKVEIVSNMDEEPNDESDKLVMMHQFAPENDSCIKTETIMMFSDENPNACVVM; this is encoded by the exons ATGGGCAAGAACAAAAAAGTTGAACAACAAAACAAAGTAATAATTGTAGAATTCAAGGTTTCAATGTACTGCAATTCATGTGAAAGAACCGTTGCCAAAGTCATCTCCAAGTGCAAAG GAGTGGAAAAGTTCATTACCGACATGAACGAACACCGGGTGGTGGTGACGGGTCGTATTGATCCCATGaaagtatttaaaaaactaaagaagAAAACGGGAAAGAAAGTGGAGATTGTGTCTAACATGGATGAAGAGCCAAACGATGAGTCGGATAAACTTGTTATGATGCATCAGTTCGCACCGGAAAATGATAGTTGCATAAAGACCGAAACCATCATGATGTTCAGTGATGAGAACCCAAATGCATGTGTAGTAATGTAG